gccttcccccagaactgtcgtgcctgcctgcaaggccaccgggccttcccccagaactgctacgcctgcatgcccggcctccgggccgtcccccagagctcctgtgtcatgattccgtgttttggtttcctgttttattctgaagtcccttcccacgtgttgattcacttcctatcctgtgtcttgtttctggtgtcttatttttcctgtgcctcctgcccctgtgattgtctgcacctgttcctaatgtgtctcacttgtgttctatttgccccgccctccttgtgtgtatttagtctctgtgcttccctttgtctgtgttgggtcatctgttgtgtttccccagtctgtcctgcgacgtctgttcctgttgttttcctggtcgtcttccccggtctgtttcccccctggtctgtttctgcagttttccccggtctgtttctgtgcttttccccctggctccagtatttggattacctctTTTTGCTAAATCTCGTGGACACCTTCAGTTGCATTTTGTTCTTGACattgtaagtctgttttcttttattattagatatccttttttttccgaccacctctgcatttgggtccagttcctgctcaacctTGACactaagtagcaatgatttcatgagtttctttattatgattattaccatcagagaaaaaaattgaccagcttcttcccactaatagcacagacacactgtcaagtacagtagcttctgaaccaatagtatcgcctaatttatatttagaatgcttctcccctatagatctggctgagctgacttcacttgtcacttcatccaagccatcaacctgtcttttagatcctattccatcaaggctatttaaggatgtattacctttaattaataattccatatcagatcagatcaatttatctatattaacaggctatgtaccaaaggcctttaaggtggcagtagttaaacctctgctcaaaaaaccgactctagaccaagatatcttagctaactatagacccatatcaaacctcccctttatctctaaaatccttgaaaaaaactgttgctaaccagttatgtgactatttacacaggaatagtctgcttgaagactttcagtcagggtttagaaaacatagtacagaaacagaaggttaccaacgaccttctcatggcctcagacagtggacatgtttctattctattccttttagatcttagtgctgcatttgataccatcgatcacaaaattctgttacagagacgagaacacattgggattaaaggaacagcactagaatggtttaagtcctacttatctgatagatttcagtttgttaacgttaataacaaatcttccattcatgcaaaagtgagacatggagtaccacaaggttctgtactggggccgatacttttcacttaatatatgcttcctttaggcaattttataagaaaaaaccacatcaatttccattgctatgctgatgatacccagctgtatttatctataaagccagatgaaactaatcaggtagacaaacttcaggactgtattaaagacataaaggcctggatgacttataattttttacttctaaattcagaaaaaactgaggtcattatactcggccctaagcacctcagagaaacattatctgatcatatagttagCTTGGAAtgcattaccttggcctccagctctactgtgagaaaccttagGACTagtcctttgactcacacataaaacaagtctctaggacagccttctttcacctgcgcaatatcaagaacattagaaacatcctatctcaaaaggatgctgaaaaactagtcctaacctacaaagcccttaataatcaagctccatcatattttacagagctcatagttgcatattatcccaatagatcacttcgctctgtaaatgcaggactacttgtggttcccagagtctgtaaaagtagaatgggaggcagagccttcagccaccaggctcctctcctctggaaccagctcccagtttgtgtcataTAGTTGTGCTATAGTTatagctgctcaggtgtttaataaaccatttctttattatggtgctataggcctagactgctgggggaacttatatcatgagcatctttctccctctcccattttctcattctccctctctctctctctttatttctctctccttctcacactttttcattctctctatctctctctctgcccccatgtatctacattacatgtcactaactctgttttctctctctcctagtagatctgaccccagagctgctggatccaaacccatcattattattattaataacatcattgtatttatcagt
The Scophthalmus maximus strain ysfricsl-2021 chromosome 15, ASM2237912v1, whole genome shotgun sequence DNA segment above includes these coding regions:
- the LOC118286277 gene encoding LOW QUALITY PROTEIN: uncharacterized protein LOC118286277 (The sequence of the model RefSeq protein was modified relative to this genomic sequence to represent the inferred CDS: deleted 2 bases in 1 codon; substituted 1 base at 1 genomic stop codon), which encodes YMLPLGNFIRKNHINFHCYADDTQLYLSIKPDETNQVDKLQDCIKDIKAWMTYNFLLLNSEKTEVIILGPKHLRETLSDHIVSLECITLASSSTVRNLDXSFDSHIKQVSRTAFFHLRNIKNIRNILSQKDAEKLVLTYKALNNQAPSYFTELIVAYYPNRSLRSVNAGLLVVPRVCKSRMGGRAFSHQAPLLWNQLPVCVI